The window GCGAGCGCACTCACCACGCCAGAGATTGAGATAAGGAGAGGCGAGATGTCATCGCCGGGCAACAGCGCGGTGGCACTTAACACTACGCCTTTAAGCGCCGGCGATCTTGTTGTCACACTTGAGACCAGGTAATGCAAGGCAACCGTTGTGCCCATGCTGTGGGCAAGCAGGAAGCGTGGTAGTGCAGCATGTGTTGCTGACACCCAGTTTAGGACGGTGTTGAGGTCTTCCACATACGCATCAAAACGATGCACGTAAATACGTTTGCCCTCCGATTTTCCATGCCCCCGTAGATCACACCCAACAACAAGGTAACCTTGTGCATTCAGCTGGTTCGCTACGTGTTCATAGCGCGCCACGTGTTCAGCCAGCCCATGCACAAGCACAATGATGGCAGTCGGTTCGCCTGCCGGCGCCCAGGTTTTGACGTGCAGTTTTGTGCCGTCAGGGGTTGTGAGTTGGGATATGTCTTGCACGTTTGAGAGGGGCACTTACGGTGTTGTGTTTCCGAATGTAACGCCTTCCCAATCATCCGTGCGGAACGGGGATGCTGGTAGTCCTGCTGTATTGTAGAGATTTACTACAGGATTGTCAGCCCAGCCATAGCGCACTGCAACCGGAGCTGATACGCGGCTACTGCGAACAACCACGTTGTTGCCGACGATCGTGGCCGTACCCCTGTGCCATTCCTGGTCTTCGCCGGCGATGGCAAATCCCTGGAGTACAGCGTTATCGGGTGTCATGAGGCCCTTTTCTGCATAGGCAAAGGTAAGTCGAACAGAGTCGTCTGCTATTTCGTGGGACTGGTACAGCGGGCCGGCCGGGATATTGTCATGGCCATACGTCGCATGGAGTGCAGAAAGCGCTAAGCGGAAACCTACGTCTTTCTTGTTCCGAGGATGAATGTCGTCTGCTTCGCCGATGTCGATGGTGACTGCCATGCCTGTGTTGGGTAGGGAAAGCGCCATGGTTTGTGCCTCCCGCAGTTCAGGCCAGGATTGCTGTTCAACCGGGTTGACCTGTTGATTCATGAAGTTGGCCAGTTGCACAAAATGGAAGCCAAGCGGACTGTCCCATTTGGTGCGCCAATCCTGAATCATGGCAGGAAAGAGGGTTTGATATTGATGCGCCCGGCTTGCATTGCTTTCTCCCTGGTACCAGATCACACCTTCCAGAGAATAGGGGACGAGCGGGTGAATCATGGCATTGTAGAGTACGGTAGGCGTGTGCTGTTGGCCAGTCGGGCGGCGAGGCAGCGCTGCGTCTCTGAAGTCCAGGCCAAGTTTATATTGCCAGTCTCCGGCAAGGGTACGGGATTGCTGTGAATTGCCGAGGCTGATATGCATGGTTTCAGCCTCACCCCAAATCCCACCACCGCCGCCTGTATCCAGTGCGCGAACCACAATCACGTTTTCTCCTGCTTTGAGCACATTAGGGGGTATGGCATAGGTCCTTGGCGCATTGTATACCGCCGTTTCGCCAACCAGTGTCCCATTTACCCAGGTTTGGTCTTCATCATCAATCTTTGCAAGCGAAACAGTTGCGGCTTTACCATCCCAATCAGCCGGCAGGTTGATCGTTTTTCTGAACCAGATGATACCGTCCAGTCCGTTTAAAACGCCTTCCCAAAGCTGCGGCAAAGGCATAACTTCCCAGTCACTGCCGTCAAGTTCAAGTGCAGCCCAGGCAGGATTGCCATCTGTGTAACCGGCGTCGTTATCGTGTACGGCCTGGCGCCATTCAGCGGCGGTGGCCGTAGCATCATATGCAGCGGGATCGTCTACGATTTCCTGGACTAGCTCTGCGTAATCAGGATGTTCGAGCAGGGTTTCGCTGGAGGTCCACGCCTCTGCGCGGGTGCCACCCCAAGAGCTGTTGATGAGTCCTACCGGAACGTTTAATGAGTCGCGAAGGGTTTGGGCAAAGTAGTATGCAACAGCAGAAAAATT is drawn from Bacteroidota bacterium and contains these coding sequences:
- a CDS encoding lysophospholipase; translated protein: MQDISQLTTPDGTKLHVKTWAPAGEPTAIIVLVHGLAEHVARYEHVANQLNAQGYLVVGCDLRGHGKSEGKRIYVHRFDAYVEDLNTVLNWVSATHAALPRFLLAHSMGTTVALHYLVSSVTTRSPALKGVVLSATALLPGDDISPLLISISGVVSALAPKLPTVTLNSSTISRDPEVVADYHADPLVYNGKIPARTAGELNRVFKYLQREVHNIKIPLLIMHGDADQLTNPQGSALLYNTAASSDKTLKWWPGLYHEIFNEPEQQNVINYMQQWIAQHL
- a CDS encoding sialate O-acetylesterase — translated: MPPLFSDHMVLQRSANINVWGKATPNSKITVRFNNQKSEITSSADSTWRVVLAPEEAGGPFELTVEGETTLTFNDVLVGEVWLASGQSNMQWPLEATNNGETAIATAQDDQIRLFTVRNVVSATPSQTIPADGWKVNSPSTVSNFSAVAYYFAQTLRDSLNVPVGLINSSWGGTRAEAWTSSETLLEHPDYAELVQEIVDDPAAYDATATAAEWRQAVHDNDAGYTDGNPAWAALELDGSDWEVMPLPQLWEGVLNGLDGIIWFRKTINLPADWDGKAATVSLAKIDDEDQTWVNGTLVGETAVYNAPRTYAIPPNVLKAGENVIVVRALDTGGGGGIWGEAETMHISLGNSQQSRTLAGDWQYKLGLDFRDAALPRRPTGQQHTPTVLYNAMIHPLVPYSLEGVIWYQGESNASRAHQYQTLFPAMIQDWRTKWDSPLGFHFVQLANFMNQQVNPVEQQSWPELREAQTMALSLPNTGMAVTIDIGEADDIHPRNKKDVGFRLALSALHATYGHDNIPAGPLYQSHEIADDSVRLTFAYAEKGLMTPDNAVLQGFAIAGEDQEWHRGTATIVGNNVVVRSSRVSAPVAVRYGWADNPVVNLYNTAGLPASPFRTDDWEGVTFGNTTP